The genomic region AGCGTGAACTCATCAGTCGAGAAGAGGCGGAGAAATCTGAAATCAGGAACATACTGACCCGGGCCGTCGGTACAGAAGCCGAAGTAGCGGTGGATCTCAACGAGCTGAACTTGCTGGGTGATGACATGCTGGTCCTCTGTACCGATGGCTTGACCAATATGGTTCGTGATGAAGAGATCCTCTCCGTGGTGCTTGCCGGGCAAGATCCAGCTGTTGCCAGTCAAAGGCTTGTTGAGATGGCCAACGAGGCAGGGGGGCGGGATAATATTACCGCAGTTGTAGCGAACATCCTCGAAGAAAGCTGGCTTTCTTCGTTAATCAATTTTTTCACCAGGCGCAGGAGGTGAAACATGACGAAACTCCAGATAAAATTTAAGGATGCCGTTATCAATTTAATATTTCTACTTATTTCTGAGCAAGCCCGGTTTTTACCGTTATCTCCCGCCCGTCCGTGGTCAAGGTAATGGCGCCGTGGAGGTCGGTCCGGTATATCCTGGCCGGCAGCGCCGCATAACGCTTCAGGACGTCGGGGTGGGGGAGGTTGAAGGCGTTCTCCTGGCCGCAACTGATGATCGCGATGCGGGGCCGAACCGCCTTGAGGAAAGGCACGCTGCTGGAACTAAGGCTGCCATGATGGGGAACAAAAAGGACATCGCTTATAATGTCAGCCCCAATCGCCATGATTTTGTTCTCCATGACGTCGGAGATATCACCGGGAAAGAGGAAGCCGGTTTGCCCGAAAACCATTCTGATGACCAGCGAAGAATCGTTCGTTTCCCGAAACAGAGCCGCCTGGCTTTTCAACGACTGGGGCGATGCGCCGGCATTAAATACGGTGACGCCGACGCCGTTGATCACTATACGCGTCAATTTTTCCTTTACGATCCGGTGCATGACGCCTTTCTCTTTGATAATCTTCAGGAAATTTTCATAATCTTCCGTGGCCGGGATTTGGCCGTTCGTCCAGACCTCCCGGACCGGGAAATTCTTCAGAATATGCAGCAGCCCCAGCAAATGGTCGGGATGGGCGTGCGTCAAGACCAGCACGTCTAACTTGCTGATTCTTTGCCGCCATAGATAAGGGGCGAGCACAAA from Deltaproteobacteria bacterium harbors:
- a CDS encoding MBL fold metallo-hydrolase, whose amino-acid sequence is MLIDGGGSAMGTFDIGKFVLAPYLWRQRISKLDVLVLTHAHPDHLLGLLHILKNFPVREVWTNGQIPATEDYENFLKIIKEKGVMHRIVKEKLTRIVINGVGVTVFNAGASPQSLKSQAALFRETNDSSLVIRMVFGQTGFLFPGDISDVMENKIMAIGADIISDVLFVPHHGSLSSSSVPFLKAVRPRIAIISCGQENAFNLPHPDVLKRYAALPARIYRTDLHGAITLTTDGREITVKTGLAQK